Proteins encoded within one genomic window of Ostrinia nubilalis chromosome 5, ilOstNubi1.1, whole genome shotgun sequence:
- the LOC135071878 gene encoding NADPH--cytochrome P450 reductase isoform X1, translating to MSDNAQDVLQDAAAAVAGGSLFSTFDIIMLVVLLGAAVWWLYSSRKENKKDEIILSKYSIQTAGSIQVTENSFIKKLKSSGRSLVVFYGSQTGTGEEFAGRLAKEGVRYKMKGMVADPEECDMEELTKLQEIPNSLAVFCMATYGEGDPTDNAMEFYEWLKNGDPDLTGLNYAVFGLGNKTYEHYNAVAIYLDKRLEELGATRVFELGLGDDDANIEDDFITWKDRFWPAVCEKYNIESTGEEELTRQFRLVTHPPGEVVPENVFTGEIARLHTYQVQRPPYDAKNPFLAAIKVNKELHNGGGRSCLHVELDISDSKMRYEAGDHVAVYPINDSNLVDRLGALTNADLDEIFSLINTDQESSKKNPFPCPTSYRTALSHYLEITALPRTHILRELAEYCTDEEDKKKLLLMATNSQEGKALFQSFITDACRNIVHILEDVPSCKPPLDHLCELLPRLQPRYYSISSSPKLHPETVHITAVVVEYKTSTGRVNKGVATTWLAKHKPEEGKPLPRVPVYIRKSQFRLPLQTQTPIIMVGPGTGLAPFRGFLQERAHARANGKEVGENILYFGCRHRNQDYIYQNELEDYEKNGDVILNVAFSRDQEHKVYVTHLLEKNIDKIWDILGNRNGHFYVCGDAKNMAVDVRNIVLKAVQEKGGRTEAEAVQFLKKLDSMKKYSSDVWS from the exons AACTGCGGGCTCTATTCAAGTCACAGAAAACTCttttatcaaaaaattaaaatcatctGGTAGAAGCTTGGTAGTCTTCTATGGATCGCAAACGGGCACCGGTGAAGAGTTTGCTGGTCGCCTCGCCAAAGAAGGTGTGCGATACAAGATGAAAGGCATGGTTGCAGACCCTGAGGAGTGTGATATG GAGGAACTTACAAAACTCCAAGAAATCCCTAATTCGTTGGCAGTGTTCTGTATGGCGACATATGGAGAAGGAGATCCAACAGACAATGCCATGGAGTTTTATGAATGGTTAAAGAATGGAGACCCTGACCTCACTGGACTTAATTATGCG GTATTTGGATTAGGGAACAAAACGTACGAGCACTACAATGCTGTAGCTATCTATTTGGACAAGCGTCTTGAAGAATTGGGAGCCACAAGAGTATTTGAGCTTGGCCTTGGGGATGATGATGCAAA TATAGAAGATGATTTCATTACATGGAAAGACAGATTTTGGCCCGCTGTGTGTGAAAAATACAACATTGAGAGCACGGGCGAGGAAGAGTTGACACGCCAGTTCCGTCTTGTCACTCATCCCCCAGGTGAAGTGGTTCCAGAAAATGTCTTCACTGGAGAGATTGCTCGGCTCCACACCTACCAAGTTCAAAGACC ACCATATGATGCTAAGAATCCCTTCTTGGCAGCAATCAAAGTCAATAAGGAATTGCACAATGGTGGAGGCAGATCTTGTCTACATGTTGAGTTGGATATTTCTGACTCTAAAATGCGATATGAAGCTG GTGACCATGTGGCTGTGTATCCAATAAATGATTCAAATCTTGTGGATCGTCTTGGAGCATTAACTAATGCAGATCTGGATGAAATATTCTCACTGATAAATACTGACCAAGAAAGCAGCAAAAAGAATCCATTCCCTTGTCCTACATCTTACCGTACTGCTTTGTCACATTATTTAGAAATTACAGCATTACCACGCACTCATATACTGAGAGAACTTGCGGAGTACTGTACTGATGAGGAA GACAAGAAGAAACTTCTACTTATGGCTACCAACTCCCAAGAGGGCAAGGCTCTGTTCCAGTCATTTATAACAGATGCTTGTAGAAATATTGTGCACATTTTGGAAGATGTACCATCGTGTAAACCTCCCCTAGATCATCTATGTGAATTATTACCTCGTTTGCAACCTAGATACTATTCAATTTCATCAAGTCCTAAG CTACACCCTGAGACTGTTCACATAACTGCAGTGGTTGTGGAGTACAAAACATCAACGGGTCGCGTCAACAAAGGCGTGGCCACAACTTGGTTGGCCAAACATAAACCTGAAGAAGGAAAGCCTTTGCCACGTGTCCCTGTGTACATAAGGAAGTCCCAATTCAG gtTGCCACTTCAAACACAGACTCCTATTATAATGGTGGGCCCGGGAACAGGGCTGGCACCTTTCCGCGGGTTTCTTCAGGAGCGAGCTCACGCTCGCGCCAATGGCAAAGAAGTCGGCGAAAATATACTATACTTTGGATGTAGACATCGCAACCAAGATTACATTTACCAAAAC GAACTCGAGGACTATGAGAAGAATGGTGACGTTATACTTAATGTCGCCTTCTCTCGCGACCAAGAACATAAAGTGTATGTAACTCATCTTTTGgagaaaaatattgataaaatttgggATATTCTTGGAAATCGCAATGGTCACTTCTATGTTTGTGG GGATGCTAAGAACATGGCAGTTGACGTGAGGAATATCGTCCTGAAGGCTGTTCAAGAGAAGGGAGGCCGCACAGAAGCAGAGGCTGTGCAATTCCTAAAGAAACTTGACTCTATGAAGAAATATTCATCTGATGTTTGGAGTTAA
- the LOC135071879 gene encoding A-kinase anchor protein 1, mitochondrial isoform X1 gives MAPCRQLLMWSVPSIAVLLGIFWFRKKREYAKSDPGGRERLKSLKEELAEVLNAEAQAMRISPCGKTDRSIIKSAPIDIVPNGSGSQRSSPLQLTDEEVDIEIEKIIRKKSLEKEKRMSFGTGTQSLVANSCKMESSFVIKETPSNLFSSLETENTYNKNDVDACSIKTNEIDAKVVISKDSITDELEAEYSQQNSTKLDTAASEVNTTDDSTVADTEELNMNNNNNVVDEPSDSNDSENRFSAAQTRRISERDSANHSPVDPMLASPSMCHFSDNHSEGSSDSGKGCSEAASPPPANLNMVPSDAGLRIHQFIIPQTLVGLLIGKHGSFVTQIKAKTGASVYVRRHPDSVKQKICAVEGTQSEIEAALEMIKEKFPEKRFPNFSLQEISAELYQKLAPLVPEFLQLQLVESVNNDTIMTCLVSAGHFFLQQPLHPTFPSLHALHRLMAATYQNPDVPALPRPVKEGSICAAPTENNWYRAQVISTSEENDTSVVKLVDFGGYLTVDNDQLKQIRSDFMTLPFQATEALLAFVKPANNEAEWSGEALRIMAGLTAGQLLHAQVAGYDEAGLPLVHLYLTLNPQQVIFLNRELVERGLAEWDVPPDS, from the exons ATGGCACCTTGTCGTCAACTACTTATGTGGTCTGTCCCATCAATAGCAGTTTTATTGGGAATTTTCTGGTTCCGAAAAAAGAGGGAGTATGCCAAGTCTGACCCTGGTGGAAGAGAAAGACTAAAAAGCTTAAAAGAAGAATTAGCTGAAGTTTTGAATGCAGAGGCTCAGGCTATGAGAATTTCCCCGTGTGGCAAAACAGACCGCTCAATCATTAAATCCGCTCCAATTGACATTGTCCCTAATGGTAGTGGTTCTCAACGATCATCGCCCTTACAACTTACTGATGAAGAAGTAGATATAGAGATAGAAAAAATCATAAGGAAAAAATCCCTTGAAAAGGAAAAGAGGATGTCTTTTGGGACTGGTACCCAAAGCTTAGTTGCTAACAGTTGTAAAATGGAGTCTTCATTTGTCATCAAAGAAACCCCTTCCAACTTATTTTCATCACTTGAAACAGAAAATACTTACAATAAGAATGATGTTGATGCTTGTTCTATAAAAACCAATGAAATTGATGCAAAAGTTGTGATTTCTAAGGATAGTATTACAGATGAACTGGAAGCAGAATATTCACAACAGAATAGTACAAAACTAGATACTGCTGCATCTGAAGTCAACACTACTGACGACAGTACAGTAGCAGATACAGAagaattaaatatgaataataataataatgttgttgATGAACCTAGTGATAGTAATGACAGTGAAAATAGATTCTCAGCAGCACAAACAAGACGTATCTCAGAAAGAGATTCTGCCAATCACAGTCCAGTGGACCCAATGCTAGCTAGTCCATCAATGTGTCACTTTTCAGATAACCACAGTGAG GGTTCAAGTGACAGTGGAAAAGGATGCTCAGAGGCGGCTAGCCCACCTCCAGCAAATTTAAACATGGTTCCCTCAGATGCAGGGCTTAGAATTCATCAATTTATTATACCACAGACCCTGGTTGGTCTGCTAATAGGAAAACATGGGTCCTTTGTCACCCAAATTAAGGCTAAAACTGGTGCAAGTGTGTATGTTAGGAGACATCCTGATTCTGTCAAGCAAAAGATTTGTGCAGTTGAAG GAACTCAGAGTGAAATTGAAGCAGCATTAGAAATGATCAAGGAGAAATTCCCTGAAAAGAGATTTCCTAACTTCTCACTTCAGGAAATCAGTGCTGAGCTATATCAAAAGCTGGCTCCTCTCGTACCAGAGTTCCTTCAA TTGCAGCTTGTGGAATCGGTGAACAACGACACCATAATGACGTGCCTCGTGAGCGCGGGGCACTTCTTCCTGCAGCAGCCCCTGCACCCCACCTTCCCCTCTCTGCACGCACTGCACCGCCTCATGGCCGCCACCTACCAAAATCCGGATGTGCCGGCTTTACCGCGCCCTGTTAAAG AGGGCTCCATATGCGCGGCGCCGACAGAGAACAACTGGTACCGCGCGCAGGTGATCTCCACGTCGGAGGAGAATGACACGTCTGTGGTGAAGCTGGTCGACTTCGGGGGCTACCTCACCGTGGACAACGACCAGCTCAAACAGATCCGTTCAGATTTCATGACCCTGCCCTTCCAGGCAACAGAAGCCCTTCTGGCCTTCGTGAAACCAGCAAATAATG AAGCGGAGTGGAGCGGCGAGGCGCTCCGCATCATGGCCGGGCTCACCGCCGGGCAGCTGCTGCACGCGCAGGTGGCCGGCTACGACGAGGCGGGCCTGCCGCTCGTCCACCTCTACCTCACACTTAACCCGCAG CAAGTAATATTCCTGAACCGAGAGCTGGTGGAGCGCGGGTTGGCGGAGTGGGACGTGCCGCCGGACTCGTGA
- the LOC135071879 gene encoding A-kinase anchor protein 1, mitochondrial isoform X2: MAPCRQLLMWSVPSIAVLLGIFWFRKKREYAKSDPGGRERLKSLKEELAEVLNAEAQAMRISPCGKTDRSIIKSAPIDIVPNGSGSQRSSPLQLTDEEVDIEIEKIIRKKSLEKEKRMSFGTGTQSLVANSCKMESSFVIKETPSNLFSSLETENTYNKNDVDACSIKTNEIDAKVVISKDSITDELEAEYSQQNSTKLDTAASEVNTTDDSTVADTEELNMNNNNNVVDEPSDSNDSENRFSAAQTRRISERDSANHSPVDPMLASPSMCHFSDNHSEGSSDSGKGCSEAASPPPANLNMVPSDAGLRIHQFIIPQTLVGLLIGKHGSFVTQIKAKTGASVYVRRHPDSVKQKICAVEGTQSEIEAALEMIKEKFPEKRFPNFSLQEISAELYQKLAPLVPEFLQLVESVNNDTIMTCLVSAGHFFLQQPLHPTFPSLHALHRLMAATYQNPDVPALPRPVKEGSICAAPTENNWYRAQVISTSEENDTSVVKLVDFGGYLTVDNDQLKQIRSDFMTLPFQATEALLAFVKPANNEAEWSGEALRIMAGLTAGQLLHAQVAGYDEAGLPLVHLYLTLNPQQVIFLNRELVERGLAEWDVPPDS, translated from the exons ATGGCACCTTGTCGTCAACTACTTATGTGGTCTGTCCCATCAATAGCAGTTTTATTGGGAATTTTCTGGTTCCGAAAAAAGAGGGAGTATGCCAAGTCTGACCCTGGTGGAAGAGAAAGACTAAAAAGCTTAAAAGAAGAATTAGCTGAAGTTTTGAATGCAGAGGCTCAGGCTATGAGAATTTCCCCGTGTGGCAAAACAGACCGCTCAATCATTAAATCCGCTCCAATTGACATTGTCCCTAATGGTAGTGGTTCTCAACGATCATCGCCCTTACAACTTACTGATGAAGAAGTAGATATAGAGATAGAAAAAATCATAAGGAAAAAATCCCTTGAAAAGGAAAAGAGGATGTCTTTTGGGACTGGTACCCAAAGCTTAGTTGCTAACAGTTGTAAAATGGAGTCTTCATTTGTCATCAAAGAAACCCCTTCCAACTTATTTTCATCACTTGAAACAGAAAATACTTACAATAAGAATGATGTTGATGCTTGTTCTATAAAAACCAATGAAATTGATGCAAAAGTTGTGATTTCTAAGGATAGTATTACAGATGAACTGGAAGCAGAATATTCACAACAGAATAGTACAAAACTAGATACTGCTGCATCTGAAGTCAACACTACTGACGACAGTACAGTAGCAGATACAGAagaattaaatatgaataataataataatgttgttgATGAACCTAGTGATAGTAATGACAGTGAAAATAGATTCTCAGCAGCACAAACAAGACGTATCTCAGAAAGAGATTCTGCCAATCACAGTCCAGTGGACCCAATGCTAGCTAGTCCATCAATGTGTCACTTTTCAGATAACCACAGTGAG GGTTCAAGTGACAGTGGAAAAGGATGCTCAGAGGCGGCTAGCCCACCTCCAGCAAATTTAAACATGGTTCCCTCAGATGCAGGGCTTAGAATTCATCAATTTATTATACCACAGACCCTGGTTGGTCTGCTAATAGGAAAACATGGGTCCTTTGTCACCCAAATTAAGGCTAAAACTGGTGCAAGTGTGTATGTTAGGAGACATCCTGATTCTGTCAAGCAAAAGATTTGTGCAGTTGAAG GAACTCAGAGTGAAATTGAAGCAGCATTAGAAATGATCAAGGAGAAATTCCCTGAAAAGAGATTTCCTAACTTCTCACTTCAGGAAATCAGTGCTGAGCTATATCAAAAGCTGGCTCCTCTCGTACCAGAGTTCCTTCAA CTTGTGGAATCGGTGAACAACGACACCATAATGACGTGCCTCGTGAGCGCGGGGCACTTCTTCCTGCAGCAGCCCCTGCACCCCACCTTCCCCTCTCTGCACGCACTGCACCGCCTCATGGCCGCCACCTACCAAAATCCGGATGTGCCGGCTTTACCGCGCCCTGTTAAAG AGGGCTCCATATGCGCGGCGCCGACAGAGAACAACTGGTACCGCGCGCAGGTGATCTCCACGTCGGAGGAGAATGACACGTCTGTGGTGAAGCTGGTCGACTTCGGGGGCTACCTCACCGTGGACAACGACCAGCTCAAACAGATCCGTTCAGATTTCATGACCCTGCCCTTCCAGGCAACAGAAGCCCTTCTGGCCTTCGTGAAACCAGCAAATAATG AAGCGGAGTGGAGCGGCGAGGCGCTCCGCATCATGGCCGGGCTCACCGCCGGGCAGCTGCTGCACGCGCAGGTGGCCGGCTACGACGAGGCGGGCCTGCCGCTCGTCCACCTCTACCTCACACTTAACCCGCAG CAAGTAATATTCCTGAACCGAGAGCTGGTGGAGCGCGGGTTGGCGGAGTGGGACGTGCCGCCGGACTCGTGA
- the LOC135071878 gene encoding NADPH--cytochrome P450 reductase isoform X2, with protein MNALLRINPRFISEIVNVRRIISPFKKLKYMVFGLGNKTYEHYNAVAIYLDKRLEELGATRVFELGLGDDDANIEDDFITWKDRFWPAVCEKYNIESTGEEELTRQFRLVTHPPGEVVPENVFTGEIARLHTYQVQRPPYDAKNPFLAAIKVNKELHNGGGRSCLHVELDISDSKMRYEAGDHVAVYPINDSNLVDRLGALTNADLDEIFSLINTDQESSKKNPFPCPTSYRTALSHYLEITALPRTHILRELAEYCTDEEDKKKLLLMATNSQEGKALFQSFITDACRNIVHILEDVPSCKPPLDHLCELLPRLQPRYYSISSSPKLHPETVHITAVVVEYKTSTGRVNKGVATTWLAKHKPEEGKPLPRVPVYIRKSQFRLPLQTQTPIIMVGPGTGLAPFRGFLQERAHARANGKEVGENILYFGCRHRNQDYIYQNELEDYEKNGDVILNVAFSRDQEHKVYVTHLLEKNIDKIWDILGNRNGHFYVCGDAKNMAVDVRNIVLKAVQEKGGRTEAEAVQFLKKLDSMKKYSSDVWS; from the exons atGAATGCGTTATTGAGGATAAATCCACGTTTCATAAGCGAAATTGTGAATGTTAGACGTATTATATCACCATTCAAGAAACTCAAGTATATG GTATTTGGATTAGGGAACAAAACGTACGAGCACTACAATGCTGTAGCTATCTATTTGGACAAGCGTCTTGAAGAATTGGGAGCCACAAGAGTATTTGAGCTTGGCCTTGGGGATGATGATGCAAA TATAGAAGATGATTTCATTACATGGAAAGACAGATTTTGGCCCGCTGTGTGTGAAAAATACAACATTGAGAGCACGGGCGAGGAAGAGTTGACACGCCAGTTCCGTCTTGTCACTCATCCCCCAGGTGAAGTGGTTCCAGAAAATGTCTTCACTGGAGAGATTGCTCGGCTCCACACCTACCAAGTTCAAAGACC ACCATATGATGCTAAGAATCCCTTCTTGGCAGCAATCAAAGTCAATAAGGAATTGCACAATGGTGGAGGCAGATCTTGTCTACATGTTGAGTTGGATATTTCTGACTCTAAAATGCGATATGAAGCTG GTGACCATGTGGCTGTGTATCCAATAAATGATTCAAATCTTGTGGATCGTCTTGGAGCATTAACTAATGCAGATCTGGATGAAATATTCTCACTGATAAATACTGACCAAGAAAGCAGCAAAAAGAATCCATTCCCTTGTCCTACATCTTACCGTACTGCTTTGTCACATTATTTAGAAATTACAGCATTACCACGCACTCATATACTGAGAGAACTTGCGGAGTACTGTACTGATGAGGAA GACAAGAAGAAACTTCTACTTATGGCTACCAACTCCCAAGAGGGCAAGGCTCTGTTCCAGTCATTTATAACAGATGCTTGTAGAAATATTGTGCACATTTTGGAAGATGTACCATCGTGTAAACCTCCCCTAGATCATCTATGTGAATTATTACCTCGTTTGCAACCTAGATACTATTCAATTTCATCAAGTCCTAAG CTACACCCTGAGACTGTTCACATAACTGCAGTGGTTGTGGAGTACAAAACATCAACGGGTCGCGTCAACAAAGGCGTGGCCACAACTTGGTTGGCCAAACATAAACCTGAAGAAGGAAAGCCTTTGCCACGTGTCCCTGTGTACATAAGGAAGTCCCAATTCAG gtTGCCACTTCAAACACAGACTCCTATTATAATGGTGGGCCCGGGAACAGGGCTGGCACCTTTCCGCGGGTTTCTTCAGGAGCGAGCTCACGCTCGCGCCAATGGCAAAGAAGTCGGCGAAAATATACTATACTTTGGATGTAGACATCGCAACCAAGATTACATTTACCAAAAC GAACTCGAGGACTATGAGAAGAATGGTGACGTTATACTTAATGTCGCCTTCTCTCGCGACCAAGAACATAAAGTGTATGTAACTCATCTTTTGgagaaaaatattgataaaatttgggATATTCTTGGAAATCGCAATGGTCACTTCTATGTTTGTGG GGATGCTAAGAACATGGCAGTTGACGTGAGGAATATCGTCCTGAAGGCTGTTCAAGAGAAGGGAGGCCGCACAGAAGCAGAGGCTGTGCAATTCCTAAAGAAACTTGACTCTATGAAGAAATATTCATCTGATGTTTGGAGTTAA